One Alnus glutinosa chromosome 3, dhAlnGlut1.1, whole genome shotgun sequence genomic region harbors:
- the LOC133864664 gene encoding probable N-acetyltransferase HLS1 codes for MSVKIAAEYLPKQLPPGAVVAVREYDEGRDKVEVEELERECEVLGQQGKASLVTDLMGDPICRVRHFPHHIMLVAEYGEGEIVGMIRGCVKTVTRGNSVYVKLAYILGLRVSPTHRRLGIGTKLVQKLEEWCKEKGAEYAYMATDCTNEASINLFTIKCAYKKFRTPTMLVQPVHAHYKPIGSGHEIVKLTPQLAESIYRRIFANSEFFPRDMDNILRNKLNYGTFMAVQKKYDWDPKAGVLPASFAILSVWNTKDVFKLQVKGVSALTYVGCMGTRLLDACMPWLRLPSFPDVFRQFGVYVLYGLHMEGQDASRLMNSLCAFAHNLARDDVGCGAVVAEVGQRDPVREAIPHWKRFSWAEDMWCIKKLGDAGEKCEQSDDWMNYYQSSSSVIFVDPRDF; via the exons atgtcggtGAAGATCGCGGCCGAGTACTTGCCAAAACAGCTGCCACCTGGAGCAGTGGTGGCGGTGAGAGAGTATGATGAAGGGAGAGATAAGGTGGAGGTGGAAGAGCTGGAGAGGGAGTGTGAAGTACTGGGGCAGCAGGGCAAGGCTTCGCTTGTCACTGACCTTATGGGCGATCCCATTTGCCGCGTCCGTCACTTCCCACATCACATCATGCTG GTTGCCGAGTatggagagggagagattgtGGGGATGATAAGAGGGTGTGTAAAAACTGTGACACGAGGGAATTCTGTTTATGTAAAGTTGGCTTATATTCTCGGCCTACGGGTCTCCCCCACGCACag AAGGCTCGGAATTGGCACAAAACTAGTACAAAAATTAGAAGAATGGTGCAAGGAAAAGGGCGCGGAATATGCATACATGGCCACAGACTGCACCAATGAGGCCTCCATCAATTTATTTACCATAAAATGTGCATACAAGAAATTTCGCACGCCTACCATGTTGGTTCAGCCCGTTCACGCTCACTACAAGCCAATTGGCTCGGGCCATGAGATCGTCAAACTCACCCCACAACTCGCTGAGTCAATATATCGTCGAATCTTTGCAAATTCAGAGTTCTTCCCAAGAGACATGGACAACATTTTACGAAACAAGCTCAATTATGGCACTTTCATGGCCGTCCAAAAGAAGTACGACTGGGATCCAAAGGCTGGAGTTCTTCCGGCAAGTTTCGCAATCCTAAGCGTGTGGAACACAAAGGACGTGTTCAAGTTGCAGGTGAAGGGCGTGTCGGCATTAACGTACGTGGGGTGCATGGGGACGAGGTTGTTGGATGCATGTATGCCGTGGCTGAGGTTGCCCTCATTTCCAGACGTTTTCAGACAGTTTGGGGTGTACGTTTTGTACGGGCTACACATGGAAGGTCAGGATGCATCGCGCCTCATGAACTCGCTATGCGCATTTGCGCATAACCTGGCTAGGGACGACGTCGGATGTGGGGCGGTGGTGGCCGAGGTGGGACAGCGGGACCCGGTTCGAGAGGCCATCCCACATTGGAAGAGATTTTCATGGGCTGAAGATATGTGGTGCATTAAGAAGCTTGGAGATGCAGGTGAAAAATGTGAGCAATCTGATGATTGGATGAATTATTACCAATCGTCTTCATCGGTGATTTTTGTTGATCCACGTGATTTCtga